TGATGATCTTCCTGCAGATACTGTAAGAGTTTCAAGACTGTCCTTGTTTTATGGGATCAACTGTATaatttggaaagaaaaaaaattaaccatgaATGCTGCTAATTGGCTTGTAGTTTAATAAGGAAAGTGGAAATACAATAGAAGAGTTGAAACTAAGAGTTGCGTATATTGCTTCTAACTTAACCCAAGGAAGCTCTGAAGATGATGCATTGAAGAACTCCGCACAAAAACTTGATAGTTCTTATGTGAGTATCTTCTTCCCCCTACATTTGTGGAATCGGTTTGAGTTTCTGTTTATTCTTCTCTTTGTAgagtttttaattttgtgtgTTTAGCTCTATGTTATATGATACATTCAATCTGCCAACCTAGAATCTTCATCGGCTAGGAGTCTCTTGGAATGACAAATAAACTTAATATATTTCAAAACGAGTACAGGCTATTAGGCTAAGAAATGATATAAGGGTATTAATCACTCAGGACCAATTCTATCTTATAGATGCATAAACTTTTAATGTAGACAAACAATGCGATTGGAGAACACGacctttcattttttaaaaaaaaagaaaaatgcaagtTAGCCAGAAAAATTATGTGATTGATAAGGGAAAACAGAAAACATAATTTTACTCAATCAATTACTAAAGAAACTTCCAATTGTATAACCCTTCTCCTGTAAAATATAAATCTTTGCCTGCATCGTATTTCTTTGTTTAGAATAGACCTAGCATCTGGCTACAAATGCCATAAAGCATCTAGCAGCTTATGCCATGTAGAATAATTTGCCGATGACTAGTGTGTGGAAGAGAAAATATGTTTGGGTATCAAACTGGTTTAGGAAGATTACTTTCTGAAACCACATTTAGAAGTTTATTTCTTATTGGACTGTCTATAGATTACTTAGTGGAGTTGAAGTTCACTTCTGTCTTTGTGTCGCTGGTTTCATTTTtctgtaattaattttttttccttagcTAAGCAAGTTATATGAGCTTCTTTTAAGGACCCATTTAATAGGCTTTAGTTGAAGTTAAATCTCTCCCACTGCTTTGAATCATGGTTCCGTTTTCTGTATTTGAGTGATAGTCTCTGCCTAAAAGATTACCAATTGTTGCATGATAATTAGGTTCATTTGGAAACAAGTTTTCTTCATTATATCATTCAATGCCCCATAATTAAATTTCCTATTTTTTCCCCTCAAGAATCAGGCTTTACAGCAGCTGAAGGAAGAAAGAGATGCCGCCCTGAGACAAACACGACAGCTGCAACAGGAACTGGTAATTATGCAACATGTTTCCCTGTATTACTTCATTATCACAGGATTTTGGCCAAGTCTGCTCTCTCTTTAGTTCTTTTGTTCTATGGAAAACTTGAATCTACATTATAACTTGGatattttacttttgaattgAGAATTCATTGGTTGGGTTGTGTTTATATGCAGGACATGCTGAAAAGGCGAAAAAGCCAAAGAGGAGATCCTGGCTTTTCCCTTATCTTTGCCTTTTTTGTAGGTCTCATTGGACTTGTGCTTGGCTTTCTTTTAAAACttctattctcttcaccaccaccatcactatcACCATCTACGGAATGATTTTTATTGTGGAAACCCTTTGCATGCAAGACCTTTCTCGTGTTAACACTGTAAAAGTGTAAAGTTCCTATATTCTTTTCAATGagatttttgttctttattttttatgccTTAACTGCCATATGGTATACTGGatagtacttttcttttttctttagaaAGGCATACACATTAGAATGCAGAGATAAGAAGGGGATGCTTGTTAATAATTTACGATATAACATTATAGCTATCAACAATTGAAATTCTCTGAATCCTTCATCtcaaaaggaaaacaaaaaccgaaaacataagtaaataaattCTGATCCTTGATCTATACTGCTACTCACCCCAAAGCAAATTAGTAAAATATGGTTTTAGTTAGCCGTGTATTATTTTCTCTTCAATCACGATTCAAGAAAGATGTTCTTTTCTGGGTGTCTAACAAGAAAACAATGGAAAAGAGAAAAGACAGCAGCAAAGCTAAACAGGATTAGACTAGTCATGTACAATAACAGGAGACAACTCGGCCCAAGGCTCTAACCACTCGAGAAAACCACACATGGATTTGGTAGCTATTTTGGCCACACTACAGAAAAAATGTATTACTTAATAATACCACGCGTCTCTTTGTTGTATCTTTAcatgataaattatattttaaactgATTTAATGTGATTGaaatttatgtttttgaaattgaatataAAGATGAAATTGGAAAATAAAAGGAGAGTCCAAATGCGGTTATTTATTCTATCTCAAAAGCTAGTAGTATATATCTATAGCAAACAATTATAAAGATTGATTGTTTTGAacaaaactatatttttatatgtaagTGCAAGTGCTATAATAAAATAACTCATATGACGGGACTcaagaaaaatcttaaaaaacaaAAGACTTCACAAGTAATTTAACACTAAACTACAATAATAACTACTAGGTGAATTTGAGCCAGGGAAAAGTTGATAGATAAGTCCATTTTCCAAGTATACTACACCATAATCGTGACCACCAACAATATAAAGAATATCATGATCGATcacattattaataataactatactatatgtacactaaaatcaactactaaaattagtcattaatataaCACACGTAtatttaataactgattttgatgtacaaataatatttttgtattaataattaCTAAGGTTTGACGCACCACTTGATAATTTGTATAACAATAGATCAACATGCAAGCAGGTGAATTATATCCGAGTATTGTCGCGTAGTTCTCCAATGTATTTATTCTTGACCGTG
The Arachis duranensis cultivar V14167 chromosome 5, aradu.V14167.gnm2.J7QH, whole genome shotgun sequence genome window above contains:
- the LOC107487509 gene encoding vesicle-associated protein 2-1 isoform X2 (The sequence of the model RefSeq protein was modified relative to this genomic sequence to represent the inferred CDS: added 70 bases not found in genome assembly) codes for the protein MSTPAAASASPLISVSPDELRFPFELEKQSFCDLKVVNNTENYVAFKVKTTSPKKYFVRPNTGVIQPWDSCIIRVTLQAQREYPPDMQCKDKFLLQSTVVNPNTDVDDLPADTFNKESGNTIEELKLRVAYIASNLTQGSSEDDALKNSAQKLDSSYALQQLKEERDAALRQTRQLQQELDMLKRRKSQRGDPGFSLIFAFFVGLIGLVLGFLLKLLFSSPPPSLSPSTE
- the LOC107487509 gene encoding vesicle-associated protein 2-1 isoform X1 (The sequence of the model RefSeq protein was modified relative to this genomic sequence to represent the inferred CDS: added 70 bases not found in genome assembly); protein product: MSTPAAASASPLISVSPDELRFPFELEKQSFCDLKVVNNTENYVAFKVKTTSPKKYFVRPNTGVIQPWDSCIIRVTLQAQREYPPDMQCKDKFLLQSTVVNPNTDVDDLPADTFNKESGNTIEELKLRVAYIASNLTQGSSEDDALKNSAQKLDSSYNQALQQLKEERDAALRQTRQLQQELDMLKRRKSQRGDPGFSLIFAFFVGLIGLVLGFLLKLLFSSPPPSLSPSTE